One genomic segment of Mesoaciditoga lauensis cd-1655R = DSM 25116 includes these proteins:
- a CDS encoding Asp23/Gls24 family envelope stress response protein has translation MEEKDEMNNIEKTPGGKIDISDQVITDVVILTLAKLEGKEINQKSKEYKYYRKQVTIDRKDEDSISVAVKTKVKYGEKIPEVSKKIQEEITQEVENITGLKVIAVNVLVEDVITPNRSEDEYNEDETEDQE, from the coding sequence ATGGAAGAAAAAGATGAAATGAACAACATTGAAAAGACACCGGGTGGAAAGATCGACATCTCAGATCAAGTGATAACCGATGTTGTCATTCTGACATTGGCAAAGCTCGAAGGGAAAGAGATAAATCAAAAATCGAAAGAATATAAATACTACCGAAAGCAAGTAACGATAGATAGGAAAGATGAAGATAGCATCTCCGTTGCGGTAAAGACAAAGGTTAAATATGGTGAGAAGATCCCGGAAGTATCCAAGAAGATCCAGGAAGAGATAACTCAAGAAGTGGAAAACATAACTGGGCTTAAAGTAATCGCCGTGAATGTATTGGTTGAAGATGTTATAACACCAAACCGCTCAGAAGATGAATATAACGAAGATGAAACGGAGGACCAAGAGTAA
- the efp gene encoding elongation factor P, which translates to MIDVSSLRKGTHIMLDGKIYKVVDFSMHKMGRGHSAVVRTRLKDVLTGLVQDKTFKSGEKVEEVSLTLRAAQYLYKDDHFLHFMTTDDYEQYALPINEFEEELNFMTENMDLNLVFHEDKVIDILLPASVVLEVVETDPSFKGDTVSGGGKPAVLETGLKVTVPFFVKKGEKIKVDTRSGEYIERA; encoded by the coding sequence GTGATAGATGTTTCGAGTTTAAGAAAAGGTACTCACATAATGTTGGATGGAAAGATTTACAAAGTAGTTGATTTCTCAATGCACAAAATGGGTAGAGGTCACAGCGCCGTCGTGAGAACAAGATTAAAAGATGTTTTGACTGGATTGGTGCAAGATAAGACGTTCAAAAGTGGAGAAAAAGTTGAAGAAGTGAGTTTAACGTTAAGGGCCGCCCAATATCTTTACAAGGATGATCACTTTCTTCATTTCATGACTACAGACGATTATGAACAGTATGCTCTTCCTATTAATGAATTTGAAGAAGAATTGAATTTCATGACCGAGAATATGGACTTGAATTTGGTTTTTCATGAAGATAAAGTTATAGATATATTGTTGCCTGCAAGTGTTGTCTTAGAAGTTGTGGAAACAGATCCTAGTTTTAAAGGGGACACCGTTTCTGGCGGTGGAAAGCCAGCAGTTCTTGAAACGGGCTTAAAGGTAACGGTTCCTTTTTTCGTAAAAAAAGGTGAAAAAATAAAAGTTGACACAAGGAGTGGGGAATATATAGAAAGAGCGTGA
- a CDS encoding M24 family metallopeptidase has protein sequence MKRSDKMVEFLKEKGLDYFVSICSEGSNKTVRYFSRFSGDTGAVVIGEKERFLIVDSRFYTQASQESNFEMVKVGNSSLVDKIAEIVEGKKIGIEESKMFYAWYKTLSSKASHIENVEEKVAQLRASKDEEEIKNIRKAIEVAQNALSKTLEKFHAGMTEREFAAILEFEMIMGGAQKPSFDTIVASGYRGALPHGLASDKKIENGEMMVVDFGALVNGYCSDMTRTFAIGKVPQKAKDAYNAVLNAQMTAMKAAKAGMIGKEIDAIARNVLEEAGLGSYFTHSLGHSLGMDVHEPPFLSPRYEKEIPSHAVVTFEPGVYIPGEFGIRIEDDVLLTPDGYDCLSSFNKEFTQI, from the coding sequence GTGAAAAGATCTGACAAGATGGTAGAGTTCTTAAAAGAGAAAGGCCTTGATTACTTTGTAAGTATCTGCTCAGAGGGTTCGAACAAAACCGTTAGGTATTTTAGCAGGTTTAGCGGTGATACAGGAGCAGTGGTAATAGGAGAAAAAGAAAGGTTTTTGATAGTTGATTCGCGTTTTTATACGCAAGCGTCACAAGAGTCCAACTTTGAAATGGTAAAAGTTGGAAATTCTTCCCTCGTTGATAAAATTGCCGAGATTGTGGAAGGCAAGAAAATAGGTATTGAAGAATCGAAGATGTTTTATGCATGGTATAAAACCTTGAGTTCCAAAGCGTCGCACATCGAGAATGTTGAGGAAAAAGTGGCGCAATTGAGAGCTTCCAAAGATGAAGAAGAGATAAAAAACATAAGAAAAGCCATAGAAGTAGCCCAAAACGCTTTGAGCAAAACGTTAGAAAAGTTCCATGCTGGAATGACCGAAAGAGAATTCGCCGCAATTTTGGAATTTGAAATGATAATGGGAGGAGCTCAAAAGCCCTCCTTTGATACAATCGTTGCATCAGGTTACAGAGGTGCTTTGCCACACGGGCTTGCTTCTGACAAAAAAATAGAGAATGGTGAAATGATGGTCGTTGATTTTGGAGCCCTCGTGAACGGTTATTGTAGTGACATGACAAGAACGTTTGCTATCGGGAAAGTTCCACAAAAAGCAAAAGATGCTTATAACGCCGTTTTGAATGCTCAAATGACAGCCATGAAGGCCGCCAAAGCTGGCATGATCGGTAAGGAAATAGATGCAATTGCAAGAAACGTTTTAGAAGAAGCGGGTTTAGGCAGTTATTTTACTCATAGCTTAGGCCATAGTCTTGGTATGGATGTACACGAACCTCCTTTTTTGAGCCCCAGATACGAAAAAGAGATCCCGTCGCATGCAGTTGTCACATTCGAACCGGGCGTTTACATACCTGGAGAATTCGGCATCCGTATTGAAGATGACGTGCTTCTCACTCCAGATGGATACGATTGCTTATCGTCTTTCAATAAAGAATTCACACAAATATGA
- a CDS encoding B12-binding domain-containing radical SAM protein yields MKALLVNPYIYDVSAYDFWLKPVGLLYIASALREAGIDVELLDLLDRNLPGNNEHEGPYGTGKFHSEIIKSLMNEYGIPRYLKRYGAPEEIFDSVKMEPDVILVTSMMTYWYGGVFETIKLLRKRFDAPIILGGNYPTLLPWHAKKAGADEIVVGDGIPSVYESIEKLTGTKIKHAVGKDWFEVLKPDYTFYPVLKTAVVHTTFGCPFRCTYCIAWKKGFRIRSVRSVLEEIEILKSRGVKDIAFYDDALLVKRERFKEILKNLPDDVNYHLPNGIHAKLLDEETAFLLKEKNFKTIRIGYETSDVELQKKTGGKVSNEAFYNAVKLLKKAGFTDKEVGAYLIIGLPGQSFESALMDIKRVIEAGVKPVINEYTLIPGSIDWQIAIKEKLIDGKVDPLLLNNSLMAYWWKGSMGIEKIKLLKSILHKYALGKLSKEELLALKA; encoded by the coding sequence ATGAAAGCTCTTCTCGTTAACCCATACATTTACGATGTTTCCGCCTACGACTTTTGGCTTAAACCGGTAGGCTTGCTTTACATCGCCTCTGCTTTGAGAGAAGCGGGAATAGATGTGGAACTCTTAGATCTTTTGGACAGAAACCTTCCTGGAAACAACGAGCATGAGGGCCCGTATGGAACGGGAAAATTTCACAGCGAAATCATCAAAAGCTTGATGAATGAGTATGGAATCCCACGTTATTTGAAAAGATACGGAGCGCCTGAAGAAATTTTTGATTCTGTTAAAATGGAGCCAGATGTTATTCTTGTCACTTCCATGATGACTTATTGGTATGGAGGAGTTTTCGAAACGATAAAGCTTTTGAGAAAAAGGTTTGATGCTCCTATCATACTGGGAGGAAATTATCCGACCCTTCTTCCATGGCATGCAAAGAAAGCCGGTGCGGATGAAATTGTCGTTGGTGATGGCATTCCTTCTGTTTATGAAAGTATAGAAAAGCTCACTGGTACGAAGATAAAACATGCTGTTGGAAAAGATTGGTTTGAAGTTTTGAAGCCGGATTACACCTTTTACCCTGTTTTGAAAACCGCTGTTGTTCATACGACATTCGGATGTCCTTTCAGGTGTACCTATTGTATTGCCTGGAAAAAGGGATTCAGAATAAGAAGTGTGCGATCTGTTCTTGAAGAAATAGAAATCCTGAAATCAAGAGGGGTAAAGGATATCGCTTTCTACGATGATGCGTTGCTTGTTAAAAGAGAGCGCTTTAAAGAAATACTGAAAAATTTGCCAGATGATGTGAATTACCATCTTCCAAACGGAATACACGCGAAATTATTAGATGAAGAAACCGCTTTTCTCTTAAAAGAAAAGAATTTTAAAACCATTAGAATAGGTTATGAAACAAGCGATGTCGAACTTCAAAAGAAAACGGGGGGCAAGGTTAGCAACGAAGCCTTTTACAATGCGGTAAAGCTTTTGAAGAAAGCCGGTTTTACAGACAAAGAAGTGGGAGCATATCTCATAATAGGGCTTCCAGGCCAAAGCTTCGAATCGGCTTTGATGGATATAAAACGTGTAATAGAAGCTGGCGTAAAACCGGTTATTAACGAGTACACCCTCATTCCTGGATCGATCGATTGGCAAATAGCCATTAAAGAAAAGCTCATAGATGGCAAGGTAGATCCACTGCTTTTGAACAACTCACTTATGGCATATTGGTGGAAAGGATCGATGGGAATAGAGAAGATAAAACTTCTTAAAAGCATCTTACACAAATACGCACTTGGAAAACTAAGCAAGGAAGAACTGTTGGCACTAAAAGCGTAA
- a CDS encoding type III pantothenate kinase gives MLLIADVGNTHTVLGLWNGKKVVERWRLGTSHISTEDEFMVHVNHFLEFSQRSFKDVKDLCVASVVPSVNDVFTYFARKYLDKEPIFVTAKGANWIDWNVRTPQEMGADRVANVIAAKREFEKDVIVVDFGTAVTLDILSEKYEGGSILIGPKTSLKALFSNAAKLPTVPEKLPNSAIGKDTPSNIQSGTLLGTAFAIDGLINAYERELSKKFKVVSTGGEGKMFIGISKRIEKYDPDLTLKGISFYYEEWKRHESSSR, from the coding sequence ATGCTGCTCATAGCTGATGTTGGCAACACTCACACGGTCTTAGGTCTCTGGAACGGAAAAAAAGTGGTTGAAAGGTGGCGACTAGGCACTTCGCATATTTCGACTGAAGATGAATTTATGGTTCATGTCAACCATTTTTTGGAATTCTCTCAGAGATCTTTTAAAGATGTGAAGGACCTGTGCGTAGCATCTGTGGTTCCTTCTGTGAATGACGTTTTCACGTATTTTGCGAGAAAATATTTAGATAAAGAACCTATTTTCGTCACGGCAAAAGGTGCGAACTGGATAGATTGGAACGTTCGTACCCCTCAAGAAATGGGAGCCGATAGAGTGGCAAACGTTATTGCCGCTAAGAGGGAATTTGAAAAAGATGTCATCGTGGTTGATTTTGGAACGGCTGTAACCCTGGACATATTGAGCGAAAAATATGAGGGAGGTTCAATACTCATTGGGCCGAAAACTTCTTTGAAAGCACTTTTTTCAAATGCGGCAAAATTGCCCACAGTTCCAGAGAAACTTCCAAACTCTGCAATAGGAAAAGATACACCTTCCAACATTCAATCGGGTACGCTCTTGGGTACGGCTTTCGCCATAGATGGCTTGATAAACGCTTACGAAAGAGAGCTTTCCAAAAAGTTCAAAGTCGTCTCTACTGGTGGAGAAGGGAAAATGTTTATTGGCATTTCCAAAAGAATAGAAAAGTACGATCCCGATCTCACCTTGAAGGGTATATCATTTTATTACGAAGAGTGGAAAAGGCATGAAAGCTCTTCTCGTTAA
- the pdxT gene encoding pyridoxal 5'-phosphate synthase glutaminase subunit PdxT codes for MKIGVLGMQGDIEEHMAMLEKIGVPAIRVKSLKHLNTVNGLIIPGGESTTMVKLLKKTGLFEELKKRIENGFPVYGTCAGMIILANKIVSHPEQDSLKVLNISVNRNGYGRQVDSFEVEIPIPIVGKKPFRAIFIRAPRIVEVEEDVEVLATYEGSPVMVRKGNIFASSFHPEISDDTRIHELFAKVVENAAHS; via the coding sequence ATGAAAATAGGCGTTTTAGGAATGCAGGGAGATATAGAAGAACACATGGCGATGCTTGAGAAAATCGGGGTCCCAGCAATAAGGGTGAAATCTTTAAAACACTTGAATACGGTAAACGGACTCATAATTCCCGGTGGCGAAAGCACAACGATGGTAAAGCTTTTGAAGAAAACCGGTTTATTTGAAGAACTTAAAAAGAGGATAGAAAACGGATTTCCTGTCTATGGTACGTGTGCGGGAATGATCATCCTGGCCAACAAGATAGTATCCCATCCAGAGCAGGATTCTCTTAAAGTTTTAAACATTTCAGTCAACAGAAATGGCTACGGCAGGCAAGTTGATTCTTTTGAAGTTGAGATTCCCATTCCAATCGTTGGAAAAAAGCCCTTTAGAGCAATTTTCATTCGCGCACCGAGAATTGTAGAAGTTGAAGAAGATGTTGAAGTACTTGCAACTTACGAAGGATCTCCCGTTATGGTAAGAAAGGGAAATATATTCGCCTCTTCATTTCATCCTGAAATTTCAGATGACACAAGGATTCATGAATTGTTCGCAAAGGTGGTAGAAAATGCTGCTCATAGCTGA
- the pdxS gene encoding pyridoxal 5'-phosphate synthase lyase subunit PdxS, with translation MNEKGTWVVKEGFADMFKNGVIMDVTTPEQAKIAEDAGAVAVMALERVPADIRKAGGVARMADVGLIHKIMDAVSIPVMAKVRIGHIAEARILEALGVDFIDESEVLTPADDKYHINKHEFTVPFVCGARDLGEALRRISEGAAMIRTKGEAGTGNIVEAVKHMRTVMDAIRKLKFMADEELSSFAKELRAPLELVRLVKEKGRLPVVNFAAGGVATPADAALMMLLGADGVFVGSGIFKSSNPPKMANAIVQAVLHYDDPDELVRISEGIGQAMEGQEIATLSEKLQERGW, from the coding sequence ATGAATGAAAAGGGAACATGGGTTGTAAAAGAAGGATTCGCCGATATGTTTAAAAATGGAGTGATAATGGACGTTACCACTCCCGAACAGGCCAAAATAGCTGAGGATGCCGGCGCTGTTGCCGTCATGGCACTAGAAAGGGTTCCTGCAGATATAAGAAAAGCCGGCGGAGTGGCAAGAATGGCAGATGTAGGCCTTATCCATAAGATAATGGATGCCGTGTCTATACCTGTTATGGCAAAGGTCAGAATAGGACATATTGCAGAAGCTCGCATCCTGGAAGCACTGGGAGTTGACTTTATAGATGAAAGTGAAGTTCTCACACCAGCTGACGATAAATACCATATAAACAAACACGAATTCACAGTTCCTTTTGTCTGCGGTGCACGAGATCTTGGAGAAGCCTTGAGAAGAATATCCGAAGGTGCTGCCATGATAAGAACAAAAGGAGAAGCAGGTACGGGTAACATCGTGGAAGCCGTTAAGCACATGAGGACAGTTATGGATGCTATAAGGAAATTGAAATTCATGGCTGATGAAGAGTTGTCATCTTTTGCCAAAGAGTTAAGAGCTCCTTTGGAATTGGTAAGGCTTGTTAAAGAAAAAGGAAGGTTGCCTGTTGTCAATTTTGCTGCTGGTGGTGTTGCGACGCCAGCAGATGCGGCTTTGATGATGCTTTTAGGAGCTGATGGAGTCTTCGTTGGTTCTGGAATTTTCAAGTCTTCCAATCCTCCAAAGATGGCAAATGCCATAGTTCAAGCCGTTCTTCATTACGACGATCCTGATGAACTTGTAAGGATAAGCGAAGGTATCGGCCAAGCTATGGAGGGCCAGGAAATAGCCACTTTAAGCGAAAAATTGCAAGAAAGAGGATGGTAG